Proteins co-encoded in one Streptomyces roseochromogenus subsp. oscitans DS 12.976 genomic window:
- the aceE gene encoding pyruvate dehydrogenase (acetyl-transferring), homodimeric type, which translates to MASGSDRNPIIIGGLPSQVPDFDPEETQEWLDSLDAAVDERGRERARYLMLRLIERARERRVSVPEMRSTDYVNTIATKDEPFFPGNEEIERKILNATRWNAAVMVSRAQRPGIGVGGHIATFASSASLYDVGFNHFFRGKDEGDGGDQVFFQGHASPGIYARAYLLDRLTENQLDGFRQEKSKYPDGLSSYPHPRSMPDFWEFPTVSMGLGPLGAIFQARMNRYMEARGIADTSKSHVWAFLGDGEMDEPESLGQLSIAARESLDNLTFVVNCNLQRLDGPVRGNGKIIQELESIFRGAGWNVIKLIWDRTWDPLLAQDRDGILVNKMNTTPDGQFQTYATESGAYIREHFFGDDHRLRAMVENMTDDQILHLGRGGHDHRKIYAAFKAAKEHKGQPTVILAKTIKGWTLGPNFEGRNATHQMKKLTVDDLKRFRDRLHLPITDQQLESGPPPYYHPGRDTDEIQYMHDMRKQCGGYVPTRVVRSKPLALPDDKTYATVKKGSGQQAIATTMAFVRLLKDLMRDKEIGRRFVLIAPDEYRTFGMDSFFPSAKIYNPLGQQYEAVDRDLLLAYKESPTGQMLHDGISEAGCTASLIAAGSAYATHGEPLIPVYVFYSMFGFQRTGDQFWQMADQLARGFVLGATAGRTTLTGEGLQHADGHSQLLASTNPACVAYDPAYSYEIAHIVQDGLRRMYGADADHPHGEDVFYYLTVYNEPIQHPAEPENVDVEGILKGVHKLSEGTAGSIPAQIMASGVAVPWALEAQRILAEEWNVRAGVWSATSWNELRREAVACEEHNLLHPEEEQRVPYVTRKLSGAEGPFVAVSDWMRSVPDQIARWVPGAYQSLGADGFGFADTRGAARRFFHIDAQSIVVAVLTELAREGKVDRSVLKQAIDRYQLLDVSAAHPGAAGGDA; encoded by the coding sequence GTGGCTTCCGGATCCGATCGCAATCCGATCATCATTGGCGGCCTTCCGAGTCAGGTTCCTGACTTCGACCCCGAAGAGACCCAGGAGTGGCTCGACTCCCTCGACGCCGCCGTGGACGAGCGCGGCCGGGAACGGGCCCGCTATCTCATGCTCCGACTGATCGAGCGGGCCCGCGAGCGGCGCGTGTCCGTGCCCGAGATGCGCAGCACAGACTACGTCAACACGATCGCCACCAAGGACGAGCCGTTCTTCCCGGGCAACGAGGAAATCGAGCGCAAGATCCTCAACGCGACCCGCTGGAACGCGGCCGTGATGGTCTCGCGCGCCCAGCGCCCCGGCATCGGCGTCGGCGGCCACATCGCCACCTTCGCCTCCTCGGCCTCCCTGTACGACGTCGGCTTCAACCACTTCTTCCGCGGCAAGGACGAGGGCGACGGCGGCGACCAGGTCTTCTTCCAGGGCCACGCCTCGCCGGGTATCTACGCACGCGCGTACCTGCTCGACCGGCTCACCGAGAACCAGCTCGACGGATTCCGCCAGGAGAAGTCGAAGTACCCCGACGGCCTGTCCAGCTATCCGCACCCGCGCTCCATGCCGGACTTCTGGGAGTTCCCGACGGTCTCCATGGGCCTCGGTCCGCTCGGCGCGATCTTCCAGGCGCGGATGAACCGCTATATGGAGGCGCGCGGCATCGCCGACACCTCCAAGTCGCACGTATGGGCGTTCCTCGGCGACGGCGAGATGGACGAGCCGGAGTCACTCGGCCAGCTGTCCATCGCGGCCCGGGAGAGCCTGGACAACCTGACCTTCGTGGTCAACTGCAACCTGCAGCGGCTCGACGGCCCGGTGCGTGGCAACGGGAAGATCATCCAGGAGCTGGAGTCGATCTTCCGGGGCGCCGGCTGGAACGTGATCAAGCTGATCTGGGACCGCACCTGGGACCCGCTGCTCGCGCAGGACCGGGACGGCATCCTCGTCAACAAGATGAACACGACCCCGGACGGCCAGTTCCAGACGTACGCCACGGAGTCCGGCGCATACATCCGCGAGCACTTCTTCGGTGACGACCACCGGCTGCGCGCGATGGTCGAGAACATGACCGACGACCAGATCCTGCACCTGGGCCGCGGCGGTCACGACCACCGCAAGATCTACGCGGCCTTCAAGGCGGCCAAGGAGCACAAGGGCCAGCCGACGGTCATCCTGGCCAAGACGATCAAGGGCTGGACGCTGGGCCCCAACTTCGAGGGCCGCAACGCCACGCACCAGATGAAGAAGCTGACGGTCGACGACCTCAAGCGCTTCCGGGACCGTCTGCACCTGCCGATCACGGACCAGCAGCTGGAGTCCGGCCCGCCGCCGTACTACCACCCGGGCCGGGACACCGACGAGATCCAGTACATGCACGACATGCGCAAGCAGTGCGGCGGGTACGTCCCGACGCGCGTCGTGCGCTCCAAGCCGCTCGCACTGCCGGACGACAAGACGTACGCGACGGTGAAGAAAGGCTCGGGCCAGCAGGCCATCGCCACGACGATGGCGTTCGTCCGACTGCTGAAGGATCTCATGCGGGACAAGGAGATCGGCCGCCGGTTCGTGCTGATCGCGCCGGACGAGTACCGCACGTTCGGCATGGACTCCTTCTTCCCGAGCGCGAAGATCTACAACCCGCTCGGGCAGCAGTACGAGGCGGTGGACCGGGACCTGCTCCTCGCCTACAAGGAGTCGCCGACCGGCCAGATGCTGCACGACGGCATCTCCGAGGCGGGCTGCACGGCGTCCCTGATCGCGGCGGGCTCGGCCTACGCCACGCACGGCGAACCGCTGATCCCGGTGTACGTCTTCTACTCGATGTTCGGTTTCCAGCGCACCGGTGACCAGTTCTGGCAGATGGCCGACCAGCTGGCGCGCGGATTCGTCCTGGGCGCGACCGCCGGCCGTACGACGCTGACCGGTGAGGGTCTGCAGCACGCGGACGGCCACTCGCAGCTGCTCGCCTCGACCAACCCGGCGTGCGTGGCCTACGACCCGGCGTACTCGTACGAGATCGCGCACATCGTGCAGGACGGCCTGCGCCGCATGTACGGCGCCGACGCGGACCACCCCCATGGCGAGGACGTCTTCTACTACCTGACCGTCTACAACGAGCCCATCCAGCACCCGGCCGAGCCGGAGAACGTGGACGTCGAGGGCATCCTGAAGGGCGTCCACAAGCTGAGCGAGGGCACGGCGGGCTCGATCCCGGCGCAGATCATGGCGTCGGGCGTGGCCGTCCCGTGGGCGCTGGAGGCGCAGCGGATCCTCGCCGAGGAGTGGAACGTGCGCGCTGGCGTCTGGTCGGCCACCTCCTGGAACGAGCTGCGCCGCGAGGCCGTGGCGTGCGAGGAGCACAACCTGCTGCATCCGGAGGAGGAGCAGCGGGTGCCGTATGTGACGCGGAAGCTCAGCGGCGCCGAGGGTCCGTTCGTGGCCGTGTCCGACTGGATGCGATCGGTTCCGGACCAGATCGCGCGGTGGGTGCCGGGTGCTTATCAGTCGCTGGGGGCGGACGGGTTCGGCTTCGCCGACACCCGGGGGGCGGCTCGGCGGTTCTTCCACATCGACGCGCAGTCGATCGTCGTCGCGGTGCTGACGGAGCTGGCACGGGAGGGGAAGGTGGACCGTTCGGTGCTGAAGCAGGCCATCGACCGGTATCAGTTGCTTGATGTTTCGGCTGCGCATCCGGGGGCGGCGGGAGGAGACGCGTAG
- a CDS encoding DUF3052 domain-containing protein has protein sequence MSATADHAETSLAVRLGFQPDQVVQEIGYDDDVDQDLRESIEEAIGNELMDEDYDDVADAVLLWFRDDDGDLTDALVDAIGYLEEGGQILLLTPKTGRDGYIEPSDISDAAQTAGLSQTKSVSVGKDWNGSRLSTPKAAAKR, from the coding sequence GTGAGCGCGACCGCGGACCACGCGGAGACGAGCCTGGCCGTCAGGCTGGGGTTCCAGCCCGACCAGGTGGTCCAGGAGATCGGCTACGACGACGACGTCGACCAGGACCTCCGCGAGTCCATCGAGGAAGCCATCGGCAATGAGCTGATGGACGAGGACTACGACGACGTGGCCGATGCCGTGTTGCTGTGGTTCCGTGACGACGACGGCGACCTGACCGATGCGCTGGTCGACGCCATCGGCTACCTCGAAGAGGGCGGCCAGATCCTCCTCCTGACGCCGAAGACCGGCCGGGACGGCTACATCGAGCCCAGCGACATCAGTGACGCGGCGCAGACGGCCGGCCTGTCGCAGACCAAGAGCGTCAGCGTGGGCAAGGACTGGAACGGCAGCAGGCTTTCGACCCCGAAGGCCGCCGCCAAGCGGTGA
- a CDS encoding peroxiredoxin, with the protein MAIQVGDKAPDFELKDNHGRTVKLSDLRGDKNVVLLFYPFAFTGVCTGELCELRDNLPKFVNDDTRLLAVSNDSIHTLRVFAEQEGLEYPLLSDFWPHGNVSRAYGVFDEDKGCAVRGTFIIDKEGVVRWTVVNGLPDARDLNEYVKALDTL; encoded by the coding sequence ATGGCGATCCAGGTCGGCGACAAGGCCCCTGACTTCGAGCTCAAGGACAACCACGGCCGCACCGTGAAGCTCTCGGACCTCCGCGGCGACAAGAACGTGGTCCTCCTCTTCTATCCGTTCGCCTTCACCGGTGTGTGCACCGGTGAGCTGTGCGAGCTGCGCGACAACCTGCCGAAGTTCGTCAACGACGACACCCGGCTGCTCGCCGTCTCCAACGACTCCATCCACACCCTGCGCGTCTTCGCGGAGCAGGAGGGCCTGGAGTACCCGCTGCTCAGCGACTTCTGGCCGCACGGCAACGTCTCGCGCGCGTACGGCGTCTTCGACGAGGACAAGGGATGCGCCGTCCGGGGCACCTTCATCATCGACAAGGAAGGCGTCGTGCGGTGGACCGTGGTCAACGGCCTGCCGGACGCGCGCGACCTGAACGAGTACGTGAAGGCGCTCGACACCCTGTAG
- a CDS encoding TerD family protein, with product MGVSLSKGGNVSLTKEAPGLTAVLVGLGWDARTTTGSDFDLDASALLLNNSGKVASDQHFVFFNNLKSPEGSVEHTGDNLTGEGEGDDEVIKVNLAGVPADIEKIVFPVSIYDAENRQQSFGQVRNAYIRVVNQAGGQEIARYDLSEDASTETAMVFGELYRHGAEWKFRAIGQGYASGLRGIAQDFGVNV from the coding sequence GTGGGAGTCAGCCTCAGCAAGGGCGGCAACGTATCGCTGACGAAGGAGGCCCCGGGTCTGACCGCGGTCCTCGTCGGTCTGGGCTGGGACGCCCGTACCACGACCGGCAGTGACTTCGACCTCGACGCCAGCGCGCTGCTGCTGAACAACTCCGGCAAGGTCGCGAGCGACCAGCACTTCGTCTTCTTCAACAACCTCAAGAGCCCCGAGGGCTCGGTCGAGCACACCGGTGACAACCTCACCGGTGAGGGTGAGGGCGACGACGAGGTGATCAAGGTCAACCTCGCCGGAGTCCCGGCCGACATCGAGAAGATCGTCTTCCCGGTGTCGATCTACGACGCCGAGAACCGCCAGCAGTCCTTCGGCCAGGTCCGCAACGCCTACATCCGCGTGGTGAACCAGGCCGGCGGCCAGGAGATCGCCCGCTACGACCTGAGCGAGGACGCCTCCACCGAGACCGCGATGGTCTTCGGCGAGCTGTACCGGCACGGGGCGGAGTGGAAGTTCCGCGCCATCGGCCAGGGCTACGCCTCCGGTCTGCGCGGTATCGCGCAGGACTTCGGCGTCAACGTCTGA
- a CDS encoding TerD family protein — protein MGVTLAKGGNVSLSKAAPNLTNVMIGLGWDARSTTGAPFDLDASALLCGAGNRVMGDEWFVFYNQLKSPDGSVEHTGDNLTGEGEGDDESILVDLTKVPAQCEKIVFPVSIHMADERGQTFGQVSNAFIRVVNQADGQELARYDLSEDASTETAMIFGELYRYQGEWKFRAVGQGYASGLRGIALDFGVNVS, from the coding sequence ATGGGCGTCACGCTCGCCAAGGGAGGCAATGTCTCCCTCTCCAAGGCCGCACCGAATCTCACGAACGTCATGATCGGGCTCGGCTGGGACGCGCGCTCCACCACCGGCGCCCCCTTCGACCTGGACGCCAGCGCCCTGCTGTGCGGCGCGGGCAACCGCGTCATGGGCGACGAGTGGTTCGTCTTCTACAACCAGCTCAAGAGCCCCGACGGCTCGGTCGAGCACACCGGTGACAACCTCACCGGTGAGGGCGAGGGCGATGACGAATCGATCCTGGTCGACCTCACCAAGGTGCCGGCGCAGTGCGAGAAGATCGTCTTCCCGGTCTCGATCCATATGGCGGACGAGCGCGGCCAGACTTTCGGCCAGGTCTCCAACGCCTTCATCCGGGTCGTGAACCAGGCCGACGGCCAGGAACTGGCCCGCTACGACCTGAGCGAGGACGCCTCCACCGAGACCGCCATGATCTTCGGCGAGCTGTACCGCTACCAGGGGGAGTGGAAGTTCCGGGCCGTGGGCCAGGGCTACGCCTCGGGCCTGCGCGGCATCGCCCTGGACTTCGGGGTGAACGTCTCGTAG
- a CDS encoding DUF475 domain-containing protein, whose product MLLKTFGWSFAVTALGLVAAVFYGGWEAFGVVAILAVLEISLSFDNAVVNAGILKKMNAFWQKIFLTVGVLIAVFGMRLVFPVVIVAVTAKLSPYDAVHLALTDKDRYQQLVTDAHPAIAAFGGMFLLMIFLDFIFEDRDIQWLRWIERPLAKLGKVDMLAVCIALIALLITSLTFATQAHQHGGAHADKAQTVLIAGVAGLITYMIVGGLSGYFEDRLEEEEEREHEEEEEAARTGKKKSAVLLAGQAAFFMFLYLEVLDASFSFDGVIGAFAITNDIVMMALGLGIGAMYVRSLTVYLVRQGTLDDYVFLEHGAHYAIGALAVILMVTIKYEINEVITGLVGVVLIAWSFWSSVRRNRVLAAAGEDSDEKAEVSSGV is encoded by the coding sequence GTGCTTCTGAAAACCTTCGGCTGGTCGTTCGCGGTGACCGCGCTAGGCCTGGTCGCCGCGGTCTTCTACGGGGGGTGGGAGGCCTTCGGCGTCGTGGCGATCCTCGCCGTCCTCGAGATCTCGCTGTCGTTCGACAACGCGGTGGTCAACGCCGGGATCCTGAAGAAGATGAACGCCTTCTGGCAGAAGATCTTCCTCACGGTCGGCGTCCTCATCGCGGTCTTCGGCATGCGGCTGGTGTTCCCGGTCGTCATCGTGGCCGTCACCGCCAAGCTCAGCCCGTACGACGCGGTTCATCTGGCCCTCACCGACAAGGACCGCTACCAGCAGCTGGTCACCGACGCCCACCCGGCGATCGCCGCGTTCGGTGGCATGTTCCTGTTGATGATCTTCCTGGACTTCATCTTCGAGGACCGGGACATCCAGTGGCTGCGCTGGATCGAGCGGCCTCTGGCCAAGCTCGGCAAGGTCGACATGCTGGCGGTCTGCATCGCGCTGATCGCCCTGCTGATCACCTCCTTGACCTTCGCCACCCAGGCCCACCAGCACGGCGGCGCCCACGCGGACAAGGCGCAGACGGTCCTGATCGCCGGCGTCGCCGGCTTGATCACATACATGATCGTCGGAGGTCTGTCCGGTTACTTCGAGGACCGGCTGGAGGAAGAGGAGGAGCGCGAGCACGAGGAGGAGGAAGAGGCTGCCCGCACCGGCAAGAAGAAGTCGGCGGTGCTGCTGGCCGGCCAGGCCGCGTTCTTCATGTTCCTCTACCTGGAGGTCCTGGACGCGTCCTTCTCCTTCGACGGCGTGATCGGCGCCTTCGCCATCACCAACGACATCGTGATGATGGCCCTCGGCCTCGGCATCGGCGCGATGTACGTCCGCTCCCTCACGGTCTACCTGGTCCGCCAGGGCACCCTCGACGACTACGTCTTCCTGGAGCACGGCGCCCACTACGCCATCGGCGCTCTGGCCGTGATCCTCATGGTCACCATCAAGTACGAGATCAACGAGGTCATCACCGGCCTCGTCGGCGTCGTCCTGATCGCCTGGTCCTTCTGGTCCTCCGTCCGCCGCAACCGCGTACTGGCGGCCGCCGGCGAGGACAGCGACGAGAAGGCCGAGGTTTCCTCCGGGGTGTGA
- a CDS encoding TerD family protein, whose amino-acid sequence MGFFDGLLGARLSDFDSGEAATGSIQLNGRHHTVSLTKQGAATGHLRVNLTWRMRTSDFDANQRTSLFRHPFKALKPPEVLGHGQSMVNVDLDLGCLYELTDGTKGVVQPLGNYLGDVNAPPYIKLSGDDRFGSASGETMYINLDHRDAIKRLLVFVYIYDQTPAFDRTHAIVTLYPSNGPRIEIGLDERHPQARSCAVVMIENVKGELVVRREVKFVYGFQGELDRLYGWGLQWGRGYKTKAER is encoded by the coding sequence ATGGGTTTCTTCGACGGACTGCTGGGCGCGCGGCTCTCCGACTTCGACTCGGGCGAAGCCGCGACCGGCTCCATCCAGCTCAACGGGCGCCACCACACGGTGTCGCTCACCAAACAGGGCGCGGCCACCGGCCATCTGCGCGTCAACCTCACCTGGCGGATGCGCACCTCCGACTTCGACGCGAACCAGCGCACCAGCCTCTTCCGGCACCCCTTCAAGGCCCTCAAGCCGCCGGAGGTGCTGGGCCACGGCCAGAGCATGGTCAACGTCGACCTCGACCTCGGCTGCCTGTACGAACTGACCGACGGCACGAAGGGCGTCGTCCAGCCGCTCGGCAACTACCTCGGCGACGTCAACGCCCCGCCGTACATCAAGCTCAGCGGCGACGACCGGTTCGGCTCGGCGTCCGGCGAGACGATGTACATCAACCTCGACCACCGCGACGCCATCAAACGCCTGCTGGTCTTCGTCTACATCTACGACCAGACCCCGGCCTTCGACCGCACCCACGCCATCGTCACGCTGTACCCCAGCAACGGCCCCCGCATCGAGATAGGCCTCGACGAACGCCACCCCCAGGCCCGCTCCTGCGCGGTCGTCATGATCGAGAATGTGAAGGGCGAGCTGGTCGTCCGCCGCGAGGTGAAGTTCGTGTACGGGTTCCAGGGGGAGCTGGACCGGCTGTACGGGTGGGGGCTGCAGTGGGGGCGAGGCTACAAGACGAAGGCGGAGCGCTGA
- a CDS encoding TerD family protein, which yields MTHAMLKGSNIPLAAETVRAELRWTPGQGVPDVDVSALLLGPGGRVRSDEDFVFYNQPRHPSGKVWRLGKKRVTEGLTDTIQSDLPGVEPDVGRILLVASADGVTFDQVPALCILLYDASAVDGEPLARFEIKPETGAETALICGELYRRGEGWKFRALGEGYSNGLKGLATDFGISVDESDVEESLPPVVPPLPPAVPQQPPAYGYPQPASAQPAYGYPQPQPVPVGPADPNFRLPPQGPQFIGR from the coding sequence ATGACGCACGCGATGCTGAAGGGGTCGAACATCCCGCTGGCGGCCGAAACGGTCCGCGCCGAACTGCGCTGGACGCCCGGACAGGGGGTCCCGGACGTGGATGTCTCGGCGCTGCTGCTGGGCCCCGGCGGCCGTGTGCGCTCCGACGAGGACTTCGTCTTCTACAACCAGCCCCGGCACCCCTCCGGGAAGGTGTGGCGGCTCGGCAAGAAGCGCGTCACCGAGGGCCTGACCGACACGATCCAGTCGGATCTGCCCGGTGTCGAGCCGGACGTCGGCCGGATCCTGCTGGTCGCGTCGGCGGACGGGGTCACCTTCGACCAGGTGCCGGCGCTGTGCATCCTGCTGTACGACGCCTCGGCCGTCGACGGGGAGCCGCTGGCCCGGTTCGAGATCAAGCCGGAGACGGGTGCGGAGACCGCGCTGATCTGCGGTGAGCTGTACCGGCGCGGAGAGGGCTGGAAGTTCCGCGCGCTGGGCGAGGGCTACTCCAACGGGCTGAAGGGGCTCGCGACGGACTTCGGTATCTCGGTCGACGAGTCGGATGTGGAGGAGTCGCTGCCTCCGGTTGTGCCGCCATTGCCTCCGGCGGTTCCGCAGCAGCCACCGGCGTACGGGTATCCGCAGCCGGCCTCGGCCCAGCCGGCGTACGGGTATCCGCAGCCTCAGCCGGTTCCGGTGGGGCCGGCGGATCCGAACTTCCGGCTGCCTCCGCAGGGGCCGCAGTTCATCGGGCGGTGA
- a CDS encoding HpcH/HpaI aldolase/citrate lyase family protein — translation MRHFGHIAPEVRQRLFHREPGAFTADSPARLLAAALGATLYSPATRPWLADDIVKQAGNGVVSMVLCLEDSIDDADVGAGEDNLVRHFAELAARPGAEPPLLFIRVRAPEQIPDLARRLGPSIRLLSGFVLPKFTEERGIPFLEALTAAEAESGRRLFAMPVLESPELLYRESRVETLEGIARAVDKYRDRVLALRLGVTDFCSSYGLRRAPDMTAYDVQIVASVIADVVNMLGRADGTGFTVTGPVWEYFRVSERMFKPQLRQSPFLEVQAVELREKLIEHAMDGLLREISLDQANGLLGKTCIHPSHVLPVHALSVVSHEEYSDAQDILRPERGGGGVLRSSYTNKMNEVKPHRAWAERTLLRAEVFGVAHEDVGFVELLAAGIRNA, via the coding sequence ATGCGTCATTTCGGGCACATCGCCCCCGAGGTGCGGCAGCGCCTCTTCCACCGGGAGCCCGGCGCGTTCACCGCCGACTCCCCGGCCCGGCTGCTCGCTGCCGCCCTCGGCGCCACCCTGTACAGCCCGGCCACCCGGCCGTGGCTCGCCGACGACATCGTCAAACAGGCCGGGAACGGCGTGGTCTCGATGGTGCTGTGCCTGGAGGACTCGATCGACGACGCGGACGTCGGGGCCGGCGAGGACAACCTCGTCCGGCACTTCGCCGAACTGGCCGCCCGGCCCGGAGCCGAGCCGCCACTGCTGTTCATCCGTGTCCGCGCCCCCGAGCAGATCCCCGACCTCGCCCGCCGCCTCGGCCCGTCCATCCGGCTGCTGTCCGGATTCGTGCTGCCGAAGTTCACCGAGGAACGCGGCATCCCGTTCCTGGAGGCCCTGACGGCCGCCGAGGCCGAGAGCGGCCGCCGGCTGTTCGCCATGCCCGTCCTGGAGTCCCCCGAGCTGCTCTACCGCGAGTCCCGCGTGGAGACCCTGGAAGGCATCGCCCGCGCCGTCGACAAATACCGCGACCGGGTGCTGGCGCTCCGCCTCGGCGTGACCGACTTCTGCTCCTCCTACGGCCTGCGCCGCGCCCCGGACATGACCGCCTACGACGTCCAGATCGTCGCCTCCGTGATCGCCGACGTCGTGAACATGCTGGGCCGGGCCGACGGCACCGGATTCACCGTGACCGGCCCGGTGTGGGAGTACTTCCGGGTCTCCGAGCGCATGTTCAAGCCGCAGCTGAGGCAGAGCCCCTTCCTGGAGGTACAGGCCGTGGAGTTGCGCGAGAAGCTGATCGAGCACGCCATGGACGGACTGCTGCGGGAGATCTCCCTCGACCAGGCCAACGGTCTGCTCGGCAAGACCTGCATCCACCCCTCCCATGTGCTGCCCGTCCACGCGCTGTCCGTGGTCAGCCACGAGGAGTACAGCGACGCCCAGGACATCCTGCGGCCGGAACGCGGCGGCGGAGGTGTGCTCCGGTCGTCCTACACGAACAAGATGAACGAGGTGAAGCCGCACCGGGCCTGGGCCGAGCGCACCCTGCTGCGCGCCGAGGTCTTCGGCGTCGCCCACGAGGACGTGGGCTTCGTGGAGCTGCTTGCTGCCGGAATAAGGAACGCATGA